The sequence TTCTAAGGAGAAATATTCTCCCAGTTGAGATCTGAACTTTTCTGTTTCTAGTTTTCCGGCTAGGTAAGAGAGTTTGTTTTTGGTCTCTTCTCCGGTATATGAGTCCAAAGCGGTTTTGAGCTCTGTTTCGACGGAATGGATCCTGTCTGCTTCTCCTAGTAGGAGTTCCTTCAGACGGTTTCTTTCCTCTTCAGTAGATTGGGCTTCTTTTTTGCGGGATTCCAATTGGGAAATTAAATCGAAGATAACTTCTTTTAATCTGTCTCTCAGTTCCACATGTCGTTTATCATTGGAGAGAATTCTCGTTTCCTTCTCTTGGATGGAAGTATTCTCCGCTTCTACTTTGGCTTCGATTTCGGATTTGTTCTTACGAAGCTCTTCGATACCTAGTTCCAGAGATTTACTTTCGCCCTCTAGATCGATCGCTTCTTTTTCCAGTTTTTCTTTATCGATCTGAAGAAGGCTTTGTGCGGACTCTTCCTTAGTTAAGGATTCTCTAATATCGGAAATACGATCCGAATAATCTAGGATAATACCCTTATTACTCTCAACCTTATCTTTCTGGATCTGAGTTTGGGTAAGATGGTCCAAAAGTTTTTTGTCGATCTCTGCGACCTTCTTTTCCAGATCGGACTTATGATGATCCAATTCTTCGATCCTTCCGGTTTCGGCCGAAATCATCTCTAGAAGAACTCTGTTTTTTTCTTTGATCTCTTTTAATTCATTCTCGGAAGTTTCGAATTTTCTCGTCAGAGTGGAGAACTTGATATAACGGATGATCTTATCTGTCTCATCCAGTTCTTGTTTGAGTCGGAAATATTCTTCCGCCTTCTCCGCTTGTTTTTCCTTAACTTCCATTTCCTTCTTCATCGTATTCATGATGTCTTGGATACGAAGAAGGTTCTGGTTCGTGTCGGAAAGTTTTTTAAGAGCTTCTTGTCTTTCCATCTTGAATCTGGAAATACCCGCGGCCTCTTCGAAGATCAGCCTTCTCTCTTCCGGTTTGGAATGAAGGATACGATCCACCTTTCCCTGTTCCATGATAGAGTAGCTGGATTTTCCGATACCGGTATCGAGTAGGATCTTTTCGATCTCCTTACGCTGCACACGAGAATCGTTTATTAGATATTCGTTATTTCCATCCGCGTATAATCTGCGGGTCAATTTGATGGTTGGATAATCCATCTTAATAAGTTTGGAAGAATTATCGAAGATTACGCTGACTTCCGCAAAACCAGCAGGCTTACGAGCTTCGGAACCGTGAAAGATGACATCATCCATCTTATCACCGCGAAGGCCCTTGGCGGATTTTTCGCCGAAGACCCATTTTAAAGCGTCGACTATATTCGATTTTCCGGAACCGTTAGGTCCTACAACTGCGGTAAATCCCGGATCGAGAAGAACTTCTGTCTCGTCCGCAAAGGTCTTGAATCCAACAATATTCAGGCTTTTGAGATACATATGTATTTTTGTGTTTCTTTGGGAAATTGATTGCAAGTGACCAGAATCGGGCGGACTCTGGAATGCTTAGGAGTATTATGTCTCACGATCTCCCGGAAAAAACAAGAGAAATATTCGGGAAAAAACCCTATCTCAGCCTGTATTTCCAAAATCCTCCTACAGAGACGTTGGAGTTCCGACTTGAGGCAGCCAAAAACCAAAATGAGTTCTTTCTCTCCAAAAAAGGAAGAGCCCTGGCAAGTTCTGTTTCTCCTTTTACCCAAGCAAAACGCCAATTAGATTCGATTTCTATTCAATCCACAGATCTGGTTGCAGTTTTAGGACTCGGAAATCCTCATTTGATCCGAGAAGTAGAATCCAAATTAGAGCCGGGACAAATTTTATTACTCATAGACAAGGATAGAGATCTACTCTTTCCACTTTGGGAAGAATGGTTAGAACCTGTGATGGAAGTCCCAGGAAGACATTTATTCTTAGGAGAAAATTCACTTTCTCTTCTTTGGAATTATCTGGAGTCACTTCCTGTAGAAAGAGTTTCAGGCATCAGAATACTTAGGAATGCGGCAAGTGTTTCTTTAGAAGAAATGTTTTATGCGGAAACGGATATAAGACTTCGAAAAATTCTCTCTTCTAAAATGAGTGATCTACTTACCAAATTCGAATTCGAAAGGATTTGGGTAAGAAATTCTCTTGTAAACACCGCGAACTTTTTATCTCCACCCAGTCCTAGGACTAAAATTGAATCCTTAAAGGAAAAATTTAACGGGACACCTTCCCTACTCGTATCCGCAGGACCGAATTTGCGAAGACAATGCGAATGGATCAAGAGTATCAGAGATAAAGTTTTCATAATGTCCTGCGATACTTCTCTCAAAGTACTTCTCAAATATGGGATCATACCTGACGGAGTAATGACCTTAGACGCACAAACTCATTCAGTATTCCATTTTTTGGGAGAAGATACATCACAAATCCCATTATTCGCGGACCTTGTCAGTTCTCCTCCTATATTAAGAAATTTGAAATTTAAATCGGTGGTACATAGTATTACCGCAAAATATTTGGTAGATGCCTCCGGAGAATTGAAAAGAGAAGCAACAGCGGGAAGTAAAAGTGCAGAATCATTACTCGGTCAAATAGGAGATGTTCAATCCGGGGGTAGTGTTGCCACAACCGCATTCGATCTACTCAGAAGTTTAGGATGTAAACCTTGCTTTTTAGTCGGCCAGGATTTGGCTTATTCCGGTAGAGAAATCCATTCCACAGGAACCCATCATAACGAAAAATGGCTTACTCTACTCACCCGCAAAACCAGTTTAGAAAAAATTAATGAAGCCGTGGTCCGAAAAAGGGATACAAGATACGTTCCTTCCGTGACAGGCAGAGAAGTATTGACGGATTATGTTTTGGATTTGTATAGACATTGGTTTGAAGAATCCTCCAAGTCCTTGGATTTTCCTGTTTATAATGTGAATACACAAGGGGCCAAAATTGAAAACGCGAAAAACATAGGACCGGAAGAAGCCACTCAAATCCTAAAGGGATTTGAAAATCACGAATACTTCTGGAAAGAATTCCCGGCTTGGAAGCCAAATCTGATCCAAGAAAACTTAGTAGGATCTCCCACAAAATTTAAAGAAGACTTATTGAAGGCGATAGATACGATCAAATCCGAATTTTCAGACGAAGAAAATCGGCTAAAGTCTTATGCAGATCTTCTCACTTTATTTCGCGAAAAATTAGGAGAATGGGACGATCTAAGATATTTGATACGAAAAACGGAAGTTTATATTCTACGCCATAAAGACAAATTAGACGAAGACAGAAAAAGAGAACTCTTCCTGGGGGCTATTCTAAAAGAATTTACGATGTTACGCAGAAAACTTCTGGCAGGAGAAAATTAGGAAGAATTTTCAGCTCTCGCAGCAAAGGCAGCGGCCTCAAAATAATAAAAAATCCTATGATTGCTAGTTTCCATACTGATACTAGCGATCATGGAGATCCCCGGCAAAGAATTCTACAATCGACTGGACATAGATTCCGTTTTATCAGCGGTAGAAGATGCCGGATTTTCAGTCTCCGGCCATTGTCTCGCCTTAAATAGTTTAGAAAACAGGGTCTATGATGTAGGCTTGGAAGAAGGGGGAAGACTCGTCGTAAAATTCTACCGTCCCGCACGTTGGACTCTTAATCAAATATTAGAAGAACATTCTTTTCTAAAAGAATTAGAAGAAGGAGAGATTCCCGTAGTCGCTCCCCTCGCCTTAGAAAACGGGATTACTGTAAGAGAAACAAAAGGAATTTATTATACAATCTGGCCTCTCCAAAAGGGAAGATTGGTAGAAGAGTTGGACAAAAACAATTTAGTCCAAACAGGAAGACTACTCGCCAGAATTCACAATATAGGCGCCTCTAAACAAGCTAAACATCGAATAGAATACAATCTGAAAAATTTCGGCGAGGAGCCTTTACGATTTTTGAAGGAGAAGGAGTTCCTACCCACTCACCTCTGGACAAGATACGAAATAGCAGCAAAACGAATTTTTAGTTCCTTCTCCGAGGCTTCCAAAGATATGCCGTTCCATCGTATCCATGGAGATTGTCATAAAGGAAATTTAATACAAACAGCTGACGGACTCTGTTTTATCGACTTCGACGATTTTGTGAACGGCCCTGCCGTTCAGGACTTTTGGATGCTTCTTCCTTTCGGTGATTCTTCATCCGAATATGAAAGAGAAATCTTTTTGGAAGGTTACCGTGAGTTCAGAGAATTTCGCTCCTCTTGGTTTGATTTAGTCGAACCGTTGCGGGGTTTACGTTATATCCATTATTCCGCATGGATCGCAAAACGTTGGGAAGATCCTTCTTTCCCGAATGCATTTCCTCATTTCGGAACGGAAGAATATTGGGAAAAAGAGACCCAAGACCTGGAACGACTTGGTTCGGATCTTCCTGTATCTTCTGAAGAAGATGGTAGGAACTCCTTTATTAAAACGGAAGAGTCAGAACTTACGAATAAGGACTTTTTCTGGGATATGGAGGATTAAATTCCAAGCTCCTTTCTTGATACAAATCCCCCTTCTTTTTCTCATTTTTGAGATTGACTCTCAAACCTAAAATTGAACATTTGTCACAGTAATGTCAGGAGAAACCCCATGAGCCTTGCCCAATTATTAAGAGACGGAACCTCCGAATCTCATACCATCGCGGAAAATAATGCATTCATTCGCTGCTTTATGAAAGGAGTATTGGAGCCAAAAAGTTACGCTAAACATTTGGAATCTTTCTATTTCGTATATGCTGCAATGGAAGAAGAGTTGGAAAATAAAAAAGACCATCCAATCGTCGGAAAGATCAGATTCCCGGAATTATATAGAAAAGCGCAGATCGAAAAAGACCTGGCTCATTTCTTTCAACCTGGACATTCTCCTAAGGCTACTCAAGCGACCGAAGCTTACGTAAAACATATTAGAGAAACTGCAAATACTTCCCCTGAATTATTGATAGCCCACAGTTATGTTCGATATTTGGGAGATCTTTCAGGAGGTCAGATTCTCAAAAGAGTAGCTGCTAAAGCTTTAGGAATAGAAGGAACATCCGGTTTGGATTTTTACGAATTTCCTGAAATTTCCAGTCCGAAAGATTTTAAAGATAAATATAGAAACACCTTAGATTCTCTTCCTTTGTCCGATTCTGAAAAAGAAAAGATCGTGCAAGAGGCGAATGAAGTTTTCAAATTGAACGGGAAAATTTTCGATGAATTGGAAGAAACTTTGATCTCTTCAATCGGTAAGGATAAATTCGAAGAAGTTTTAGCAAGTCCTGCGAGGCATTAATTTTTGTTAAAGGTATCTGCCAAAAAAGAATCCTCCTCTTTGGGGGCGGATTCTTTTCCTTGGATCACATTATCCTTCATCTTTTTAGCTATGCTTCCGGTCACAATGATCGTGCCGGTATATAAAGAGATCATAAAAGATAGATTGGGTGGAACCGGTTACGGAGTAGCCTGGTTCCAAAGTTCCGCGATGCTTGGCTCCTTTTTATTTTCACCTTTAGCAGGATGGCTATCGGATAAATTAGGAACCAGAAAAAAATTAATCGGAACTTTTGCTATATTGGATGGATTTTTCTTAGCCCTTCTTCCGTTTATGCCAAATATCTCTTCTCTTTTTGTTTTGAGATTTTTGGAGGGAGGGGCTCATATTTTCGTGATAGGTCTACTTCTCACCTGTATTTCCGATCGTGAAAAGGACCAAACATCTAGTTTTTATAATAAAGGAATTTTATTCGGGTTAGGAGGAACACTTCTTACTTTAGGAGGTGGTGTAGGCCAATCTTTGGGATTTTTAGGAAATAAAGATCCGCTTCTCCCTTTTTTTGTAGGCGGTTTCATTCTTTTAATTTTGGGAATTTTATCTTTTTTCTTTTTAGAAGAAGCAAATCTGAAAAAATTAAAATGGGAAGGTTGGCAAAAAACTAAAACTGCATTAGCACTTTCTCCCTTGCTGCTTGTTCCGATCGTTTTTCATTTTGTAGATCGATTCACAGTAGGTTATTTTTTAAGTTCCTTAAATTTACATTTAAGAGAAGATCTGGGATTTTCCCCGGGACAGGTAGGTGGACTTTTCGGAGTCATGTTCCTGTTGATGAGTATATTATCCCTTCCAGCTGCACTTCTTTCCAGAAGATGGAATTCTATCTCTTTGGTATGGATCGGCTCTTTTATTTACGGGATCGCTCAAGCAAGTACAGGTTTCCTGAATACCTCATCCGGACTCTATACTTCCATGATCGCATGTGGAATAGGAGCCGGGATTATGTATGTACCCGCGATGAGACTTGCTTCTTCTCTTGCTCCGAATGGTTTTAATGCAGTAGTAATGACTGTGTTTACCGGACTCGGATCTTTGGGATTTCTTTTGGGGCCTCTGGTTTCCGTTTCAGCTCAAGATACATTCAATCGTATATACGACAAAACTTTAGGTCTGGAATTCACAGGAATCTTGTATGGAGCGTTGGAAGTTTTGCTGGTTTTAGGCACTCTTCCCCTACTCTCTAAAATTTTAGAAAAAGAAAAAGATAAATCGATATTTTAAATTATATTAAACAAATTTAATAATAATAACGGATTTACCTTTAAAACAAACTTAATCTTGGATTTAAGTTTGCTATAGCGATGACATCATTCGATATAACGAACAATGATCCTCCAGGCCCAGGAAACCGAAATCGTACCATTCTTCCAACCTATCCTATCGGTTGAAGATGGGCAAATTTTTGCTCATGAGGTTTTGGCAAGGAAAAAGACTGAAGATGGTATCGTTTCTGCAGGCTATTTATTCTCTGCTGAGATAGGTTTGTCCGATTCCGAGCTAGGAGAATTAGAAGAAGGTATCTGGAGAAAAGCTTTAGAAAAACTTAAAGTTCATCCGGACCAATCCAAATTATTCCTGAATATTTCGCCCAATCGTCTCTATAGGGAATTGGAAAATGAAAGAATAGATTCCTTTAGATTATTACGTTTAACTAGAGAATATGGAATAGAACCGACCCGTATTATTTTAGAAGTCACAGAAGAAGAATTTTCCGGGAGCCTGGATTCTTTAAGGATCGCAGTGGACCTTCTCCGCGCATATGGATTCAAGATCGCATTAGACGATCTAGGATCGGAGGCTTCCGGTATAGAAAGAGTCGGACTTCTTCGTCCCGACTTTTTAAAATTAGATCTTAGATTGATAAGAGCTTCTGCTCGTTCTCCTTCTGTTAGAAAGGTGTTAGAACATATCCGTGACTTAGCCTTCTCCTTAGGAGCTTCCGTTTTGTATGAAGGTTTGGAAACCCAAGAAGAATTATATTTTGCATTGGAAGGTGGAGCCAGATTTTTGCAGGGATTTTTACTTTTGAGACCAGGAGCAGAACTTTCCACCGGCAAGGAACCTTCTCTATCCATTAAAGAGATGGTGAAATTTTTTCATCAGAAAAAAATGGAGGTTCTTCGCCAAGAGTTGAATTTTGAAAACAAAATCAGACTAACCTTAGGAGAATTTTTAAATCCTTTTCCTGTATTAAAAATAGCTAATAGATATCTGATAGATGCTTATACCGTTTTTCAATCTTCTAAAGAGATTCATAGGGTGTATATCACTGATTCCAAAGGAACTCAATTGTCTCCGTATTATATGAGAACAGGAGAAGACTCTTTTCGAGAAACGAGCCATGGGATCGGCAAAAATTGGTCTTATCTTCCCTATTTTTATAGGCAGCTTAGGGATTCGATGAGAAAGCCTGAGGATTGGGGAATGAGCGAACGCTACTTTGATAGTGACGCGGTAAAGGATCTGATCGTTTTTAGCAGAGAAATAGAATCCGGTGCCTATGTATTTTTGGACGTGACCGCTCCTCGCCTGTACTAAAAAACGGATTCAATGAGCGGTATTGAAAATCAGATCCTACAAGATATCTATAGGGCATCTTCCGAAGGAGGATTTCTTACGATGAGGGATTTGGAATTGAACACTTCTTTTTCCGAATGGAAATTGAGACCTCATTTAGAAGATCTAAAAGAGGCAAGCCTAATCGTGGAGCACCCGGAAGGATTCCAAGTGGCTCCTAAAGGAAAACATTTTTACCAAAGTAATTGGGGTTAATTCGGAACTTCCAATTCTTCGTCTGCCACCGAAACTTCTTCTTTTTTTCCTTGGGTCCTGTTCAATATAATCACCGATGAGATCGCAAACACTCCGCCGAGTAATGTACTTAATTTAGGTTCTTCTCCCAAAAAGATCCAACTTCCTAAAAGTGCAGTCACAGGCACGAGGAATATAAAAGAACTCGCCGTTCTGGATCCCAATCTACTAGAAGCGTAAAAATATACTGTTGTCCCGAAGGTCGTTGATATTACAGAAAGATAAAATAGTTGGACCCAAAAATTCCAACCGTTATCCATTACTCCGCTTAGATCGTATGGAAATGCGAGAAACAAATCGAATATTGTTCCTATGCTGAATACATAAAAGCTGTACACCATCGGAGACATTCTTTGTCCTGTGCTATGACTGTTCATACTCAAGATTGCCCAACTGAACGCACAGAGTAGAAAATAAACATTTCCAGATTGGAATAATAGGGTCCAATCTCCTTCCCAAATTTTTAAGAGTAAGAATCCACCGGTTAATCCTATGAACAAACCTATGAATTCTTTTCCGGAAGGGAGTTTTTTCTGAAAAGTGTGGACCAAGATATAAGTGAAGATCGGATTCATTGTTGTGACTAAGACCCCACCAGCTCCTGCCAAACCTTGGCTCAATCCCAATAAGAAGAATTGATTGTATATTGTGTATAAAACAGCACCTATTGCAACCTGCAGTAATCCTTTTTTATCAGGTAAGGCGATTGATTCTTTCCTCAAGATCAGAACCGGAACTAAAGAAAGTGCTGTTGCTAAAAATCTCCAGAACACGATTACGATCGGAGGTTCCGTGCCCACGATCGATTTTGCCGAAGGCCAAGCGAATCCCCAACTCACCATGGCGATCACGAGTAAGATAAAAAATTTTATAGATTGATTTTGGAACATCCCTAGTTCTGCCTCATTACCAGTGTTTTTCTTGTCCTCTTGAAGAGGAGTAATAATAAAAAACCCGGCCTTAGGTGCCGGGTTTTCCTTTCGATTTAGTCTGTATCTGAAAGATCATGCATTTAGATCGATTAGATAACCCCTGCGTGTCATTTGATCGTCGGTATTTACGCCTACCTTGGCGAGACTCTTCGGCGCTGTAACAACTGTATCCATGTTGCTAAGCGGATGAAGACGATCCGGCATATTACGAATGGTGAATTCGGATTGGGAGAATTGTTGGGCTGCTCGGTTATTGCTTCCGGCTGCGTTGATTTCTTGTAACATAACTGCGAATCCTATTTTTACAAAATTTAGACTATTCGGCAAGTTTTGTAAAGAAAGAAATTTCTAGAAAAAGACACGGAGTTTAAAAGAGACACAAAGGAATTTTCACACAGAGGCATGGAGACGCAGAGGGGTTATGGATGTCTTAAGCGAAATTACTCTATGAGCTTTATGCCTCTGTGTGCAAAAAACCCTGTGGCTCTCACTTAACTCTGTTTCTCTTACAAAGCCTCTCCTTCCCATCGCGGATACACCATCTCTTCCTCCTCTTCCGGAATGGAAGAACCTGCCTCGTCCTCAAGTAAGGTGAATCCTCTCGGCTCACCTATGAATTCTGGAAAATATTCGAAGAATAATTTACCTGCGATAATCCTTTTGGCGGCAGGATAATTCTGTTTGAATGTATCTGAAAAATCCAATTCGGGCAATTGGTGGAATTGGATCCTGTCTTCGAAATTGATAAAATCCTGTTTTGAGAAGCCGATATTTCGGGAAACGATCTCGTCCTTGAGTAAGATCCAATCCAATTTGAATCTCATTCTATATCCTTGGAATGCGGAAGATCTTTGGATCAGATTTACCACTCTCATCAAAGGATATTCCATATTATAATAAGGTGTAAGATAGACCATAAGGTATCTTTGGGAGAAACCAAGAGGTTCCCAAACATTTTCGGGGGAAATATTATTATCACCGTCGAATCTTAACTCTTCTAACATGGAGTGAAGAGCAGGAGCGTTCTTTTTTTCTGTATAAAATTCCTGGATTGCGATCTCTCCGAATTCCCCGTAATAGAGCCATTTATATAAATCTTGGATCTCTGCTAAAGGATGTGCCTGCAAGAATCGATTCAAACTCTCGATCTTCTCTTCCCTGGTACGGTTTTCGTCTATCTCCTTGTGAATCATAGAAACCTTAAGGAAGATTTTTAAATCCTGTCTGCTCCAAATTCAAGCCTAAAACTGAACTTTGGAAATTTTAGAAAAAGGTTATTCTTGGTCTTTATACTTTTCTTTATCAGAAGCGAATTCTTGTCCTTTGACAAGTCGGATCAGATTGGTCCTATGAAGTACCAAGATCGTCAAGCTGATACATACGATCGCCCAAAAGATAGGTGTATTAAAACTTTTACCGTCAATCAAAGAAAGTAGATAATACGAAATAGGTAGAGTGATCGCTCCCCCAATGGAGCCTATGGACACAAACCCGAAGATCTTTTTCAAACTTAAAAAAACGATCAACGTGATCAGTATCGGTCCCGGAGCAAGCACCGCAAATACTCCAAAGCTAGTGGCCACTCCCTTCCCCCCTTTAAACTTTAAGAAGGGTGAAAACATATGCCCAAGAACCGCAGCTACTCCGCAGAATAATGCCAAAAGTTGATTCGATTCTCCAAATAAGATCCGGATCAAAAGAGGAAAGATCGCACCTTTAAAAATATCTAAAAGTAAAACGGGCAAACCGATTTTCCAACCAAGCAATCTTGTGACATTGGTTGCTCCGATATTACCGCTTCCTTTTTGTCGAATATCGATCCCCTTATACTTTGCAGCTAAAAATCCGAAAGGTACCGAACCCAAAAGAAAAGAAGCGGGCGGGAAAACGATATACAACTCATTCATTTTCGATCGGACCTCAATTCTAAACGGATAGGGATCCCTTTCAGATTATACTTTTCGGTCAGCTTCTTCTTAATGAATGTTAATAAGTTGGATTTGAAATAATCTATATGGTTCACGAATAAGATCAAATGAAACGGGGAAACGGAAACCTGTGTACAATACAACATCTTAGGAGGTTTGTTTGCGGAGAAGGACCTACCCGCTTCCGCCATCCAGGCCCTTAAAGACTGATTTAATTCAGAAGTAGAGATCTTTTTCTTAGAGCGAGATGCCAGATCAATTGTCATCTCCATCATCTTATGGATCCTTTGTTTTTCCTTAGCGCTTAAGGTGATGATTTGTATCTCTCTTAAGAGGGGAAATCTGGAGTATAAACGTTCTTGGTAATTTTTAAAAGAATCATTGTCCTTATCTTCTATTGCGTCCCATTTGTTTACCGCAAGTAAGAACGGCTTTCCTTCTTCCTGGAGCATACCAACGATCTTTTTGTCAAATTCTCCGAAACCTTTGAGTGCATCCAAAAGATGGATGACCACATCGGAATTTTCGATTGTTCTTTTTGTTCTTTGGTAAGAGTAAAATTCCAAGGCTTCTGCCTTATCCGATTTTCTACGGATGCCTGCAGTGTCAGTGATACGGATCTTTTTACCTTCGAAGGTAACGGTTGTATCAACGGAATCTCTTGTAGTTCCTGCAACCTCGCTCACAACAGCTCTATCATATCCACAAAGTGCATTTAATAAACTGGATTTTCCTGCGTTCGGTTTTCCTACAATGGCAAGGCTAAAGTCTTCTGAAGAAGAAGCAGGAGTTTCTCCTTCTTCCATAGTTTGGGTTCTTTTTTTTGCATTTGGAAGTAGGAATGCGATCTTTTCCAAAAGAAGTGGAAGATTCCTTCTTCCTATTGCGGAAATCGGTAGGATCTCCGACAGGCCCATCTTATAAAAAGAATCCAGATCCTCTTCATCTTCAGGATGATCCACTTTG is a genomic window of Leptospira neocaledonica containing:
- a CDS encoding chromosome segregation SMC family protein, with translation MYLKSLNIVGFKTFADETEVLLDPGFTAVVGPNGSGKSNIVDALKWVFGEKSAKGLRGDKMDDVIFHGSEARKPAGFAEVSVIFDNSSKLIKMDYPTIKLTRRLYADGNNEYLINDSRVQRKEIEKILLDTGIGKSSYSIMEQGKVDRILHSKPEERRLIFEEAAGISRFKMERQEALKKLSDTNQNLLRIQDIMNTMKKEMEVKEKQAEKAEEYFRLKQELDETDKIIRYIKFSTLTRKFETSENELKEIKEKNRVLLEMISAETGRIEELDHHKSDLEKKVAEIDKKLLDHLTQTQIQKDKVESNKGIILDYSDRISDIRESLTKEESAQSLLQIDKEKLEKEAIDLEGESKSLELGIEELRKNKSEIEAKVEAENTSIQEKETRILSNDKRHVELRDRLKEVIFDLISQLESRKKEAQSTEEERNRLKELLLGEADRIHSVETELKTALDSYTGEETKNKLSYLAGKLETEKFRSQLGEYFSLEDSIRTLLFDRDGFLSQKEGLDQEIEDLILENENLTRSIKESGLTIESLREEAENIREKIVYLEKRILELNSEKNSKLESAKSLSERIDETQKRILAAQESIKTLGAKKTEFEKEVIELEQQIENRYNEFLEMSRALDSEKEALRNIVKEIQGLKNEIHKNQEDYKNLFPILTEKEKAVSVYKVQLESFSEELYNDYSISEQELADEFKDKKPEKGESETKLKRLKSDIQMLGSINPLSIEEYRNVKEIYEHHRTQKEDIERSKNDITEILKNINEESEKLFRETFERIKENFQETFSTLFNGGRAMLELVDGEDSLNAGIEIMAEPPGKHVQNLRLLSGGEKSLTAIALLFAIYMVKPSPFCFLDEIDAALDEANKLRFCQILDKFKDKSQFVVITHAQSTIHRANSIFGVTNEEPGISKIISLRLDEARDFAGRATEAV
- a CDS encoding motility associated factor glycosyltransferase family protein — its product is MSHDLPEKTREIFGKKPYLSLYFQNPPTETLEFRLEAAKNQNEFFLSKKGRALASSVSPFTQAKRQLDSISIQSTDLVAVLGLGNPHLIREVESKLEPGQILLLIDKDRDLLFPLWEEWLEPVMEVPGRHLFLGENSLSLLWNYLESLPVERVSGIRILRNAASVSLEEMFYAETDIRLRKILSSKMSDLLTKFEFERIWVRNSLVNTANFLSPPSPRTKIESLKEKFNGTPSLLVSAGPNLRRQCEWIKSIRDKVFIMSCDTSLKVLLKYGIIPDGVMTLDAQTHSVFHFLGEDTSQIPLFADLVSSPPILRNLKFKSVVHSITAKYLVDASGELKREATAGSKSAESLLGQIGDVQSGGSVATTAFDLLRSLGCKPCFLVGQDLAYSGREIHSTGTHHNEKWLTLLTRKTSLEKINEAVVRKRDTRYVPSVTGREVLTDYVLDLYRHWFEESSKSLDFPVYNVNTQGAKIENAKNIGPEEATQILKGFENHEYFWKEFPAWKPNLIQENLVGSPTKFKEDLLKAIDTIKSEFSDEENRLKSYADLLTLFREKLGEWDDLRYLIRKTEVYILRHKDKLDEDRKRELFLGAILKEFTMLRRKLLAGEN
- a CDS encoding serine/threonine protein kinase; this encodes MEIPGKEFYNRLDIDSVLSAVEDAGFSVSGHCLALNSLENRVYDVGLEEGGRLVVKFYRPARWTLNQILEEHSFLKELEEGEIPVVAPLALENGITVRETKGIYYTIWPLQKGRLVEELDKNNLVQTGRLLARIHNIGASKQAKHRIEYNLKNFGEEPLRFLKEKEFLPTHLWTRYEIAAKRIFSSFSEASKDMPFHRIHGDCHKGNLIQTADGLCFIDFDDFVNGPAVQDFWMLLPFGDSSSEYEREIFLEGYREFREFRSSWFDLVEPLRGLRYIHYSAWIAKRWEDPSFPNAFPHFGTEEYWEKETQDLERLGSDLPVSSEEDGRNSFIKTEESELTNKDFFWDMED
- a CDS encoding heme oxygenase (biliverdin-producing), producing MSLAQLLRDGTSESHTIAENNAFIRCFMKGVLEPKSYAKHLESFYFVYAAMEEELENKKDHPIVGKIRFPELYRKAQIEKDLAHFFQPGHSPKATQATEAYVKHIRETANTSPELLIAHSYVRYLGDLSGGQILKRVAAKALGIEGTSGLDFYEFPEISSPKDFKDKYRNTLDSLPLSDSEKEKIVQEANEVFKLNGKIFDELEETLISSIGKDKFEEVLASPARH
- a CDS encoding MFS transporter, which codes for MLKVSAKKESSSLGADSFPWITLSFIFLAMLPVTMIVPVYKEIIKDRLGGTGYGVAWFQSSAMLGSFLFSPLAGWLSDKLGTRKKLIGTFAILDGFFLALLPFMPNISSLFVLRFLEGGAHIFVIGLLLTCISDREKDQTSSFYNKGILFGLGGTLLTLGGGVGQSLGFLGNKDPLLPFFVGGFILLILGILSFFFLEEANLKKLKWEGWQKTKTALALSPLLLVPIVFHFVDRFTVGYFLSSLNLHLREDLGFSPGQVGGLFGVMFLLMSILSLPAALLSRRWNSISLVWIGSFIYGIAQASTGFLNTSSGLYTSMIACGIGAGIMYVPAMRLASSLAPNGFNAVVMTVFTGLGSLGFLLGPLVSVSAQDTFNRIYDKTLGLEFTGILYGALEVLLVLGTLPLLSKILEKEKDKSIF
- a CDS encoding EAL domain-containing protein — its product is MILQAQETEIVPFFQPILSVEDGQIFAHEVLARKKTEDGIVSAGYLFSAEIGLSDSELGELEEGIWRKALEKLKVHPDQSKLFLNISPNRLYRELENERIDSFRLLRLTREYGIEPTRIILEVTEEEFSGSLDSLRIAVDLLRAYGFKIALDDLGSEASGIERVGLLRPDFLKLDLRLIRASARSPSVRKVLEHIRDLAFSLGASVLYEGLETQEELYFALEGGARFLQGFLLLRPGAELSTGKEPSLSIKEMVKFFHQKKMEVLRQELNFENKIRLTLGEFLNPFPVLKIANRYLIDAYTVFQSSKEIHRVYITDSKGTQLSPYYMRTGEDSFRETSHGIGKNWSYLPYFYRQLRDSMRKPEDWGMSERYFDSDAVKDLIVFSREIESGAYVFLDVTAPRLY
- a CDS encoding DMT family transporter, which translates into the protein MFQNQSIKFFILLVIAMVSWGFAWPSAKSIVGTEPPIVIVFWRFLATALSLVPVLILRKESIALPDKKGLLQVAIGAVLYTIYNQFFLLGLSQGLAGAGGVLVTTMNPIFTYILVHTFQKKLPSGKEFIGLFIGLTGGFLLLKIWEGDWTLLFQSGNVYFLLCAFSWAILSMNSHSTGQRMSPMVYSFYVFSIGTIFDLFLAFPYDLSGVMDNGWNFWVQLFYLSVISTTFGTTVYFYASSRLGSRTASSFIFLVPVTALLGSWIFLGEEPKLSTLLGGVFAISSVIILNRTQGKKEEVSVADEELEVPN
- the plsY gene encoding glycerol-3-phosphate 1-O-acyltransferase PlsY, which encodes MNELYIVFPPASFLLGSVPFGFLAAKYKGIDIRQKGSGNIGATNVTRLLGWKIGLPVLLLDIFKGAIFPLLIRILFGESNQLLALFCGVAAVLGHMFSPFLKFKGGKGVATSFGVFAVLAPGPILITLIVFLSLKKIFGFVSIGSIGGAITLPISYYLLSLIDGKSFNTPIFWAIVCISLTILVLHRTNLIRLVKGQEFASDKEKYKDQE